The following coding sequences are from one Bacteroidales bacterium window:
- the yidD gene encoding membrane protein insertion efficiency factor YidD gives MKKGLNALFIGMVKFYRYAISPLKPPSCRFTPTCSEYAVEALKKHGPFKGLYLAIRRVLRCHPWGGHGYDPVP, from the coding sequence CTGAAAAAGGGACTTAATGCCCTTTTCATTGGTATGGTGAAATTTTACCGGTATGCTATTTCACCGCTTAAGCCTCCTTCCTGCCGTTTCACGCCGACATGTTCGGAATATGCTGTCGAAGCGCTGAAGAAGCATGGCCCGTTCAAAGGCCTTTACCTGGCCATCCGACGCGTTCTGCGCTGTCATCCCTGGGGAGGACACGGATATGATCCTGTACCCTGA
- a CDS encoding MoaD/ThiS family protein, which translates to MPVTVYYHGILADIAHRFDDEYDPVRSTENLLKQFYEKYPAAKQYVFRVAVNNRIISGNSPVSDGDTIDLIPPFPGG; encoded by the coding sequence ATGCCTGTTACGGTTTATTATCATGGAATACTGGCTGACATAGCTCACCGGTTCGACGATGAATACGACCCTGTCCGCTCCACAGAAAACCTGCTGAAGCAGTTTTACGAAAAATATCCTGCGGCGAAGCAATACGTTTTCCGTGTGGCGGTTAACAACAGGATCATTTCAGGCAACAGTCCGGTTTCTGACGGGGATACCATCGATCTGATACCCCCCTTTCCTGGCGGCTGA
- the rnpA gene encoding ribonuclease P protein component, translating into MATFRKHEILRGKRSVSRLFENGKTVSRHPLKLVWVSCDGQGHLSPARVLISVPRKTFRKAHDRNLIKRRIREAYRQLKTSFYEELEKHTLCIDIGLIYTGKEIATYHEISQQIDKLLAMVVRHAEKGT; encoded by the coding sequence ATGGCCACATTCAGAAAGCATGAGATTCTTCGGGGTAAACGGTCGGTTTCCAGGCTGTTTGAAAACGGAAAAACTGTATCGCGGCATCCGCTGAAGCTGGTCTGGGTATCATGCGACGGCCAGGGCCACTTATCTCCGGCGCGGGTTCTGATCTCGGTTCCACGGAAAACATTCCGCAAAGCGCACGACAGAAACCTCATAAAAAGGCGTATCAGGGAAGCATACCGCCAGCTTAAAACTTCCTTTTACGAAGAACTGGAAAAGCACACTCTTTGCATAGATATAGGCCTGATTTACACAGGAAAGGAAATTGCTACCTATCATGAAATCTCACAACAGATTGACAAACTTCTTGCAATGGTTGTACGGCATGCTGAAAAAGGGACTTAA
- a CDS encoding DUF2541 family protein: MKRYHYQLLLILMSSFLFMSVTDLSAQRRERWELLGSRTVDFRLDRDVIPVTWREGAFNAIRIVVKDGSLNMHRCVIHFENGDTQEVALRHQFRRGSASRLIDLPGNKRLIEKIVFWYDTKNFSGEKATVLVYGRH, translated from the coding sequence ATGAAACGCTATCATTATCAACTACTGCTCATTCTTATGAGCTCGTTTCTTTTCATGTCGGTAACGGATCTTTCAGCCCAGAGAAGGGAACGCTGGGAGCTTCTCGGAAGCCGCACCGTGGATTTTCGCCTCGACAGGGATGTAATACCCGTCACCTGGAGGGAAGGAGCCTTTAATGCCATCCGGATTGTGGTAAAAGACGGTTCGCTGAACATGCACCGGTGCGTTATTCACTTTGAAAACGGAGACACGCAGGAAGTTGCGTTGCGGCATCAGTTTCGCCGCGGCAGTGCCTCACGCCTGATTGACCTGCCCGGAAACAAACGGCTGATTGAGAAGATTGTATTCTGGTACGACACAAAAAATTTCAGCGGAGAAAAGGCAACAGTGCTTGTTTACGGGCGGCATTAG
- a CDS encoding uroporphyrinogen-III synthase, whose translation MKIKSILVSQSQPEHEKSPYQELAVKHNIKIDFRPFIQIEPVTAKEFRQTRINILDHSSVIMTSRTAVDHFFRICEEMRITVPETMKYFCLTESIAFYLQKYIVYRKRKIFYGKTCFADLMDVILKHKDEKFLLPLSAEHKKDIPETLEKNKINFTKAILYRPVSNDLSDLSLLNYDIIVFYSPSGIKSLLQNFPEFQQNEIKIASFGAETAKAVKESGLRLDIQAPAPEAPSMTMALEKYIREAQKNNNKK comes from the coding sequence TTGAAAATCAAATCCATTTTAGTCTCACAGTCCCAGCCAGAACATGAGAAGTCGCCTTATCAGGAACTGGCTGTGAAACATAACATTAAAATTGACTTCAGGCCTTTTATTCAGATTGAGCCTGTGACGGCCAAAGAATTCCGTCAGACACGGATCAACATTCTGGATCATTCATCTGTTATTATGACGAGCCGTACGGCGGTCGATCATTTCTTCCGTATTTGCGAAGAAATGCGGATTACTGTTCCGGAAACCATGAAGTATTTCTGTCTGACCGAATCCATTGCTTTTTATCTTCAGAAATACATTGTTTACCGGAAGCGAAAGATTTTCTACGGTAAAACCTGCTTTGCTGATCTGATGGATGTGATTCTGAAGCACAAAGACGAGAAATTTCTTCTTCCCCTGTCGGCAGAACATAAGAAAGATATACCGGAAACCCTGGAGAAGAACAAAATCAACTTTACCAAGGCGATTTTATACCGGCCTGTGAGCAATGACCTTTCCGACCTTTCGCTGTTGAATTACGACATTATCGTCTTTTACAGTCCTTCCGGCATAAAGTCGCTGCTGCAGAATTTTCCCGAATTCCAGCAGAATGAGATTAAAATTGCTTCGTTTGGAGCTGAAACCGCAAAAGCTGTCAAGGAAAGCGGGCTTCGTCTGGACATCCAGGCACCTGCCCCTGAAGCACCCAGTATGACGATGGCGCTCGAGAAGTATATCCGGGAAGCACAAAAAAACAACAACAAGAAATAG